In a single window of the Bacteroidota bacterium genome:
- a CDS encoding histidine kinase — MRILKFIALWAILTILFCLFNTSFKFYPVLIQALNSFLFTIGYYFSYLILIKRLIYKGRPVVFGVFYFLTISVLSVISIFGSYQIYVWQKNKFFVENYWNEPVFFTSNFVLVLLVTSSLLSFRFLRDKMKVQNELEKLEKEKMSAELNFLKAQINPHFLFNSLNNILFKIDKSNKDARDTLLNFSEMLRYQLYECGSDLIEIEKEVSYIKNYIEIQMLRKTERYSCDLTVTDRVKRFQIAPLLLAPFVENAFKHISNHASGKNSIRIELDYVNSEFIFSISNDKDNHSVTGLMENKGIGLANVKRRLALLYPDKHELEITNSHDRFCVKMKMKVENE, encoded by the coding sequence ATGCGGATCTTGAAGTTTATTGCACTATGGGCAATCCTGACAATTTTGTTTTGTCTGTTCAATACTTCTTTCAAGTTTTATCCCGTACTGATCCAGGCATTGAATTCCTTTTTGTTTACAATTGGTTATTATTTTTCATACCTTATACTTATTAAACGGTTGATATATAAAGGACGACCGGTAGTTTTCGGAGTATTCTATTTTCTGACAATATCAGTTTTAAGTGTGATCAGTATTTTTGGAAGCTATCAGATTTACGTCTGGCAAAAGAATAAGTTTTTTGTTGAAAATTACTGGAACGAACCGGTTTTCTTTACTTCAAATTTCGTTCTCGTTTTATTGGTAACTTCATCGTTACTGAGTTTTCGGTTTTTAAGAGATAAAATGAAAGTCCAGAATGAACTTGAGAAACTTGAAAAGGAAAAGATGAGTGCTGAATTGAATTTTCTGAAAGCGCAGATTAACCCGCATTTTTTATTTAATTCGCTCAACAATATATTATTTAAGATAGATAAGTCGAACAAGGATGCGCGCGATACGCTCTTAAACTTCTCCGAAATGTTACGGTATCAATTGTATGAATGTGGGTCCGACCTGATTGAAATTGAGAAGGAAGTCAGCTACATAAAAAATTACATTGAGATCCAGATGCTGCGAAAAACGGAAAGGTACTCGTGTGATCTGACAGTGACTGATCGTGTAAAACGGTTTCAGATCGCACCACTTTTATTGGCACCATTTGTAGAAAATGCCTTTAAGCATATAAGTAACCATGCTTCGGGAAAGAATTCAATTCGTATCGAATTAGATTATGTAAATTCGGAATTTATATTTTCTATTTCTAATGATAAGGATAATCACTCTGTAACCGGATTGATGGAGAATAAAGGAATTGGTTTGGCAAATGTGAAACGACGGTTAGCTTTGCTATA
- a CDS encoding glycosyltransferase family 39 protein: MLLNLFTSQTFGIILVLLSCSGYYLSFKAHQKSNFKIAIFLLVILGLFLRLYCSFDFYLHSWDEKFHALVAKNLIGHPFKPTLYDNPVLPYDYTNWTSNHVWLHKQPFTLWSMAFSMWLFGCNEIALRFPSILLSSLSIVLTYSIGKYFFSRKIAFIAAFLFSINGLLIELSSGRIPTDHIDSFFIFFILMGIYLSVKFSEKKLLILNILAGMSMGIAILCKWLPALIIVPVWLFLVYDVRTFSRKEIIFNLIILIMTAVAVFLPWQLYSYMNYPLEYLWEQAYNTKHLYESVENHSGSFFYFFNKLRINYGELIYLPLIWFGREIYLNPKNYKNWAICLWITLPLVFFSFVSTKMPGYIAFIAPALFIVTAAFFDFLLKVEFKRNFFKLFRTLLAVSLIILPIRYSIERIKPFSRTDRNPEKIIRLKNLGNEYQNAVLFNYSDPVTAMFYTNLTAYSQMPDSITVKELSEKGYLILINNPSEFDSKFKTGIPVILNLE; the protein is encoded by the coding sequence ATGCTTCTAAACTTATTTACTTCCCAGACATTTGGAATAATATTGGTGCTGTTGAGTTGCAGTGGATATTATTTATCGTTCAAAGCGCATCAAAAAAGTAACTTTAAGATTGCCATTTTCTTATTGGTAATATTGGGTTTATTTCTGCGCTTGTATTGTTCGTTCGATTTTTATCTGCATTCCTGGGATGAAAAGTTCCATGCGCTAGTAGCCAAGAATTTAATCGGACATCCATTTAAACCTACGCTTTACGATAATCCAGTTTTGCCGTATGATTATACCAACTGGACTTCCAATCATGTTTGGTTGCATAAACAACCATTCACTTTGTGGTCAATGGCATTTAGTATGTGGCTATTTGGTTGTAATGAAATTGCATTGCGCTTTCCGTCGATATTGTTATCATCTCTTTCAATTGTGTTAACCTATTCGATCGGAAAATATTTCTTTTCAAGAAAGATTGCTTTTATCGCTGCATTTTTATTTTCTATCAACGGTTTATTGATAGAGTTAAGTTCAGGCAGAATACCAACTGATCATATTGATAGTTTCTTCATATTTTTTATTCTGATGGGAATTTACTTAAGTGTGAAATTTTCAGAAAAGAAATTATTGATCTTAAACATTCTCGCAGGAATGAGTATGGGAATAGCCATACTTTGTAAGTGGCTCCCTGCATTGATCATTGTTCCGGTCTGGTTATTTTTAGTTTATGATGTGAGAACATTCAGCAGAAAAGAAATTATTTTCAATCTGATAATCTTAATCATGACCGCTGTTGCTGTTTTCCTCCCATGGCAATTGTATTCGTATATGAACTATCCGTTAGAGTACCTCTGGGAGCAAGCATATAATACTAAACACTTATATGAGTCTGTTGAAAATCATTCCGGTTCTTTTTTTTATTTTTTCAATAAGTTGCGAATCAACTACGGCGAACTCATTTACCTTCCTTTAATTTGGTTTGGAAGAGAAATTTATTTGAATCCCAAAAATTATAAAAACTGGGCAATTTGCTTATGGATAACTCTCCCATTGGTTTTCTTTTCTTTTGTTTCAACAAAAATGCCGGGTTATATTGCTTTTATCGCCCCGGCGCTATTCATAGTTACGGCAGCATTTTTTGATTTTCTTTTGAAAGTTGAATTTAAAAGAAACTTTTTTAAATTGTTCAGAACACTTCTGGCAGTTAGTTTAATTATTTTACCAATCCGATATTCAATTGAGAGGATCAAGCCATTTTCAAGAACAGATAGAAATCCGGAGAAAATTATCAGGCTCAAGAATCTTGGAAATGAATATCAAAACGCAGTTCTTTTTAATTATTCAGATCCGGTAACAGCTATGTTTTATACAAATCTAACGGCCTACTCCCAAATGCCTGATTCTATAACTGTAAAAGAGCTAAGCGAAAAAGGATATCTGATTCTGATTAATAATCCATCTGAATTTGATTCAAAATTCAAAACCGGCATTCCTGTAATTTTAAATCTTGAATGA
- a CDS encoding T9SS type A sorting domain-containing protein: protein MKHLVNFCLVLITTLTNSFAQPYFEKYYGIAGRNNAASYFQILPDGGYILSGSSDGEGYLIRLNSIGDTLWTRLYPDATADCIKIQPAGDFFMAGSYSITPPPTAVLTHCDSAGNLIYTTSQSSSPFSRYGIAVEALNYQHVGFLDNDLYPFQEFLRLHSYDSLWNHNWEYPIGKVSDCSNSALRKTNDGFVVACGSFDTPYPHLRVCRIDSTGNGLWNKDFRYDSIAETGQAAWSMCATADSGFMILGYRTYGNPSLHYRILLMKLNSAGDSLWSKEYDFRNSNSFRSIQQMPDGGFIAVGTVIYPPVGTFFDYRVVLLRTDANGDSLWTKEFTGLGLCNASHVEVGSNGDISVLSTTTDQNTGETYFYLLKTDSTGSLITSLPENNFSRLHIGPNPANDKIYLTGNEDLKKLNIKITSLSGKIISEFFSNESRININTDPFADGVYLLQISYEENFLEVKKFVVLHRKN from the coding sequence ATGAAACATCTGGTAAATTTTTGTCTTGTTCTCATCACCACACTGACAAATTCTTTTGCGCAACCTTACTTTGAAAAGTACTATGGCATTGCGGGCAGAAACAATGCTGCATCCTATTTTCAGATCTTACCTGATGGCGGTTATATATTATCGGGTTCATCAGATGGTGAAGGATATCTGATCAGGCTTAATTCGATTGGTGACACATTGTGGACCAGACTTTATCCGGATGCTACTGCTGATTGTATAAAGATTCAACCGGCAGGTGATTTTTTTATGGCAGGAAGTTATAGTATCACGCCGCCACCTACAGCAGTACTTACGCATTGCGACTCTGCCGGAAATTTGATCTATACAACTTCACAAAGCTCATCGCCATTCAGCAGATATGGAATTGCTGTTGAAGCACTCAATTATCAACATGTCGGTTTTTTGGATAATGATCTTTATCCGTTTCAGGAATTCCTTCGGTTGCATTCTTATGACAGCCTATGGAATCATAATTGGGAATATCCGATAGGAAAAGTTTCTGATTGCAGCAATTCAGCTTTGAGAAAAACAAACGATGGATTTGTAGTTGCATGCGGTTCATTTGATACTCCATATCCGCATCTTCGCGTTTGCAGAATTGATTCAACGGGAAACGGACTTTGGAATAAAGATTTTCGATACGATTCAATTGCAGAAACCGGACAAGCAGCTTGGTCGATGTGTGCAACTGCTGACAGTGGATTTATGATTTTGGGTTATCGGACCTACGGCAATCCTTCTTTGCACTATAGAATTTTGCTGATGAAATTAAATTCTGCAGGCGACAGTCTATGGTCGAAAGAATATGATTTCCGAAATTCAAATTCATTTCGCTCTATACAACAAATGCCTGACGGTGGATTTATTGCTGTCGGAACTGTGATATATCCACCGGTCGGAACTTTCTTTGATTACAGAGTTGTGTTACTGCGGACTGATGCAAATGGAGATTCTCTCTGGACAAAAGAATTCACCGGACTTGGACTTTGTAATGCTTCTCATGTTGAAGTTGGAAGCAATGGAGATATTTCTGTCTTAAGCACAACTACTGATCAGAATACCGGTGAAACTTATTTCTATCTCCTGAAGACTGATAGTACAGGTTCACTGATTACATCTCTTCCGGAAAATAATTTTTCGCGTTTGCATATTGGTCCAAATCCGGCAAATGACAAAATCTATTTGACAGGAAATGAAGATCTCAAAAAACTGAATATTAAAATCACTTCACTATCCGGTAAGATCATTAGCGAATTCTTTTCAAATGAAAGCAGAATCAATATAAATACCGATCCTTTTGCGGATGGAGTATATCTTTTACAGATATCCTATGAAGAAAACTTTCTGGAAGTGAAAAAGTTTGTTGTATTACACCGGAAAAATTAA
- a CDS encoding dihydroneopterin aldolase, which yields MDYCDVHAIVVREMKIRSKLIEHAAARIADSMMNELKGIEQLSVEVTKMAPPMNGDVGMVSVVVDR from the coding sequence ATAGATTATTGTGATGTTCATGCAATTGTAGTAAGAGAAATGAAGATCCGTTCCAAACTGATCGAACATGCAGCAGCCCGTATTGCAGATTCAATGATGAACGAACTCAAAGGCATAGAACAGCTAAGTGTCGAAGTAACGAAGATGGCTCCTCCGATGAATGGGGATGTGGGGATGGTTTCGGTAGTCGTTGATCGATAA
- a CDS encoding glutamate--tRNA ligase has protein sequence MERKVRVRFAPSPTGPLHIGGVRTALYNYLFAKKHGGDFILRIEDTDQNRYVPGAEEYIIESLKWCGIEPNEGVGFGDGMHAPYRQSERMAIYRQYAEKLVTNGFAYYAFDSEEELDALRKKMEAEKSVFSYNSKTRKQLVNSLTLSAEETDRRIHAGDSFVIRLQIPENEEVVVNDLIRGEVRVHSSQLDDKVLFKSDGMPTYHLANVVDDFLMQITHVIRGEEWLPSAPLHVLLYRSLGWEKIMPQFAHLPLLLKPDGNGKLSKRDGDRLGFPVFPLNWTDPVTGELSSGYREKNYIPAAFVNMLVLLGWHPSGDKEIFTMEELIHDFSLERVSKSGAKFDPDKTKWFNQEYLRHEPVEKLVSLLKPMIIETYKIVEGDKRLSNEYLSKVVSLLLERVQFENEFAEKGSYLFIAPTEYDQDVVAKKWKPGLENFFTALSTEYGKMNSFTSADIDAKNKETSAANQLKPGEILQLLRVIVSGSGTGVDLLGMMELLGKEEVINRINTGVNKIMQSMTAKSS, from the coding sequence ATGGAAAGAAAAGTTCGCGTACGTTTTGCTCCCAGTCCAACCGGGCCGTTACACATCGGTGGAGTAAGAACCGCATTGTATAATTATCTTTTTGCAAAAAAACATGGTGGTGATTTCATTCTTAGAATTGAAGACACTGACCAGAACCGATATGTTCCCGGAGCGGAAGAATACATTATTGAATCATTGAAGTGGTGCGGAATAGAACCTAACGAAGGAGTTGGATTCGGAGATGGTATGCATGCGCCTTATCGTCAGAGTGAAAGGATGGCAATCTATCGTCAGTATGCTGAGAAGCTGGTGACAAATGGTTTTGCTTATTATGCCTTCGACAGTGAAGAAGAACTGGATGCATTGCGAAAAAAAATGGAGGCAGAAAAATCTGTCTTCTCATATAATTCAAAGACAAGAAAGCAATTGGTGAACTCGCTTACACTATCAGCGGAGGAAACTGATAGGCGTATTCATGCCGGCGATTCATTCGTAATTCGTTTACAGATCCCGGAGAATGAAGAAGTAGTTGTGAATGATCTGATCCGTGGTGAAGTCCGTGTACATTCTTCGCAACTCGATGATAAAGTACTTTTCAAAAGTGACGGAATGCCGACTTATCATCTTGCAAATGTTGTGGATGATTTTCTGATGCAGATCACACATGTGATCCGCGGAGAAGAATGGTTGCCTTCTGCACCTTTGCATGTTTTACTCTACAGATCTTTGGGATGGGAAAAGATAATGCCGCAGTTTGCGCATCTTCCGTTGTTATTGAAACCTGATGGAAATGGAAAACTCAGTAAACGTGATGGTGATCGTCTCGGATTTCCTGTCTTTCCTCTGAACTGGACAGATCCTGTCACAGGAGAATTATCGTCAGGTTACAGGGAGAAAAATTATATTCCTGCTGCATTTGTAAACATGCTTGTACTTTTAGGATGGCATCCGAGTGGTGACAAGGAAATTTTTACAATGGAAGAATTGATCCACGATTTTTCACTTGAGAGAGTAAGCAAGAGCGGAGCTAAATTTGATCCCGATAAAACAAAATGGTTCAATCAGGAATATTTACGTCATGAGCCAGTTGAAAAACTCGTTTCGCTGCTTAAGCCAATGATCATTGAAACATACAAGATAGTTGAAGGCGATAAAAGATTGTCGAATGAATATTTGTCGAAAGTAGTTTCATTACTTCTTGAGCGGGTTCAGTTTGAAAATGAGTTTGCAGAAAAAGGAAGTTACCTTTTCATTGCACCTACAGAATACGATCAGGATGTGGTTGCAAAAAAATGGAAACCAGGTCTTGAAAATTTCTTCACTGCTCTTTCTACTGAATATGGAAAGATGAATTCATTCACTTCAGCTGATATTGATGCGAAGAATAAAGAAACCTCTGCAGCAAATCAATTAAAGCCCGGTGAAATATTGCAATTGTTACGAGTTATTGTCAGCGGTTCAGGAACAGGCGTCGACCTGTTAGGAATGATGGAATTGCTGGGCAAAGAAGAAGTGATAAATAGAATTAATACAGGAGTAAATAAAATAATGCAGTCAATGACTGCAAAATCATCTTAA